Proteins co-encoded in one Bacteroidota bacterium genomic window:
- a CDS encoding DUF4173 domain-containing protein, with protein MKKNDWVLLVSVLLYSYLFYEQAAGINFLIFNLALVAGAAIKNPEARNNRSWLIVAAGSIISSACIMVYSSPLAIVTNILSLAILSVVSFSPKTSVIVSLFLSFCSIGSSTVMMILDMIKRRKNSKEIENKRPIYVKVLMFMIVAVVTILFFVMYQNSNPLFKDFTKNINLDFISVPWLFFTLGGLLLLYGYYYVRHLGTLTSTEGEISNELDKEKALSPGFFNHLFKEDTEMLTGVALFAVLNIMLLVLNVLDLNYLWFDGTLPVGIKHKEFVHDGVGTLILSVILAILIMLYFFRGRLNYKENNRWLRWFTYIWIAQNAFMIFSTAYRMNMYIEESGISYKKIGVYVYLGLTLIGLASTFIKVIKQKSNWYLFRVNPQAYYAVMVLSCLVNWDVYITHFNINKAIHENKKLEKYYLVDLSYKNLPDLLMLNDSIKAYDDYEARDYYFSLRGTYFYSFKSGLDKKLYDFLKDYDTDSDWQSYCVEKSRVFNDLLALNAKGEIKSIELNNEYSISTLKPLYPLDNIVELRLDNNVMRDVKELALFPKLKKLSLRSNTIDSIHTFPELKSLEDLDLSSNTLSGITALKNAPSLKQLRLESTSLQDVSILPDFENLEMLDVSNNPLREFSSLSRFKKLNDLNIGSTFNSRLDSFPVLENLKSLDLNNNGITASNSAELLGKFKSSAQLNSLNLNNNQIGNLYGCINETTGQALFPALEKLYAYNNSIYTLAGIGVFTQLKDLQINSNNIKEIEPLFKLSKLQVLNLSNNPLQNIEGIEQLKELKDLNLRACHVRSGLDGLQQIKNLSVLDVSEMGLNSLEGITTITSLTKLYAVQNNIRSLNGIEKLVNLQELHLTTNNISDVKPLYALKNLRVLNIDYINQIELAKLKKALPDCKINGN; from the coding sequence ATGAAAAAAAACGACTGGGTACTACTCGTGTCGGTTCTGTTGTACAGCTATTTGTTTTACGAACAGGCTGCCGGAATCAATTTTCTAATTTTCAATTTAGCACTTGTTGCAGGTGCAGCCATCAAAAATCCTGAAGCGCGAAATAACCGAAGTTGGTTAATAGTTGCGGCGGGCTCCATAATTTCTTCAGCGTGTATTATGGTTTATTCGAGTCCCCTTGCCATTGTTACCAATATTTTATCCTTGGCGATTTTATCGGTTGTTAGTTTTTCTCCGAAAACATCGGTAATCGTTTCCCTGTTTCTTTCGTTTTGCTCTATCGGTTCATCCACAGTCATGATGATTTTGGATATGATAAAGCGCCGCAAGAATTCTAAAGAAATTGAAAACAAACGGCCTATTTACGTAAAGGTGCTGATGTTTATGATTGTGGCGGTGGTAACCATTTTGTTTTTTGTCATGTATCAAAATTCAAATCCTTTGTTTAAGGATTTTACCAAAAACATTAATCTCGATTTTATTTCTGTGCCTTGGTTGTTTTTTACATTGGGCGGATTGCTATTATTATATGGTTATTATTATGTTCGTCATTTAGGTACTTTAACATCAACGGAAGGAGAGATCAGTAACGAACTGGATAAAGAAAAGGCCTTATCGCCCGGTTTTTTTAATCACCTGTTTAAAGAAGATACTGAAATGTTAACCGGTGTGGCCTTGTTTGCGGTGTTAAACATCATGTTACTTGTTTTAAATGTTCTGGATTTAAACTACCTCTGGTTTGACGGTACTTTGCCTGTTGGAATAAAACACAAAGAATTTGTTCACGATGGCGTTGGAACTTTAATACTCTCCGTTATTCTGGCTATTCTCATCATGCTCTATTTTTTCCGCGGCCGTTTAAATTATAAAGAGAATAATAGATGGTTGAGGTGGTTTACTTATATATGGATTGCGCAAAACGCGTTTATGATTTTCTCAACGGCCTATCGCATGAATATGTATATAGAAGAATCTGGTATCAGTTATAAAAAAATTGGCGTGTATGTGTATTTAGGCTTAACGCTGATTGGATTGGCCAGCACTTTTATAAAAGTAATAAAGCAAAAAAGTAATTGGTATTTATTTAGAGTGAATCCTCAGGCCTATTATGCCGTAATGGTTCTTAGCTGCCTGGTGAATTGGGATGTATATATTACCCATTTTAATATCAATAAGGCTATTCATGAAAATAAAAAATTGGAAAAATATTATTTAGTCGACTTAAGCTATAAAAATCTGCCAGACTTATTAATGTTGAATGACAGTATAAAAGCGTATGACGACTATGAAGCACGCGATTATTATTTTTCACTGCGCGGCACCTATTTCTATAGTTTTAAATCAGGACTTGATAAAAAACTGTACGACTTTTTAAAGGATTATGATACCGATTCGGATTGGCAATCGTATTGCGTGGAAAAGAGCAGAGTGTTCAATGATTTACTCGCCTTAAATGCAAAAGGTGAAATAAAATCGATAGAACTCAATAACGAATATTCTATCTCAACTTTAAAGCCGCTTTATCCCTTAGATAATATTGTTGAGTTACGTTTGGATAATAATGTAATGCGTGATGTAAAGGAGTTGGCCCTTTTTCCGAAATTAAAGAAGTTAAGTTTACGAAGCAATACGATCGATTCTATCCACACTTTTCCTGAATTAAAAAGCTTGGAAGATTTGGATTTATCTAGCAACACCTTAAGCGGAATTACTGCCTTAAAAAACGCGCCTTCTTTAAAGCAGCTTCGATTAGAGAGTACATCGCTTCAAGATGTAAGCATACTACCTGATTTTGAAAACCTGGAAATGTTGGATGTTTCTAATAATCCGCTGCGTGAGTTTTCTTCACTATCGCGATTTAAAAAACTGAATGATTTAAATATTGGTTCAACATTCAATTCAAGATTAGATTCGTTTCCTGTATTAGAAAATCTAAAATCATTGGATTTAAATAATAATGGAATCACAGCTTCTAACTCAGCAGAGTTGTTAGGTAAGTTCAAATCTTCCGCGCAATTAAATTCACTTAACTTGAATAATAACCAAATCGGTAATTTGTATGGTTGTATTAATGAAACTACAGGGCAAGCTCTGTTTCCTGCATTAGAAAAGTTATATGCCTATAATAACAGTATCTATACTTTGGCCGGCATTGGTGTGTTTACGCAATTGAAAGATTTACAAATTAATTCAAATAATATTAAGGAAATTGAACCTTTGTTTAAACTAAGTAAACTGCAAGTGCTCAATCTTTCCAATAACCCTTTGCAAAACATTGAGGGTATTGAGCAATTAAAGGAACTCAAAGATTTAAATCTACGCGCTTGTCATGTGCGTTCAGGATTAGATGGGCTGCAGCAAATAAAGAATTTGAGTGTATTGGATGTAAGTGAAATGGGATTAAATAGTTTGGAAGGTATAACAACTATTACATCACTCACTAAATTATATGCCGTTCAAAATAATATACGCAGCTTAAACGGAATTGAGAAATTGGTGAATTTGCAGGAGCTACATTTAACTACCAATAACATCTCGGATGTTAAGCCGCTTTACGCCTTGAAAAATTTGCGTGTGTTAAACATTGATTACATCAATCAAATAGAATTGGCTAAGCTTAAAAAAGCATTACCTGATTGTAAAATAAACGGAAATTAA
- a CDS encoding proline dehydrogenase family protein: MVSFDNTQIAFISKSDSDLKQSYWLFKLIGNPTLVKYGGGLAPLGLKLGFKGLIKSTIFKQFVGGENIADCNKTIEQLGKYNIGTILDYSVEGKESETDFDNCCKETIETIHRAKNDKNIPFSVFKVTGLARFALLEKVTAKQNLSSEESAEYERVRERVRKICEEAYTNKQPLFIDAEESWIQQAIDDLANENMARYNKNEAIVYNTFQLYRKDRLAYLKTTLEMGKTNGYHVGAKLVRGAYMEKERARAAEMNYPSPIQDTKANSDKDYDLAVEFCVENIDRMGLCAGTHNEKSSLLLVDLMKKKNIAANDKRVFFSQLLGMSDHISYNLSQNGYNVAKYVPYGPVKEVLPYLIRRAQENTSVKGQTGRELSLIIKEKERRSKAK, encoded by the coding sequence ATGGTTTCTTTTGATAACACACAAATTGCTTTTATTTCTAAAAGTGATTCCGACTTAAAACAATCTTATTGGTTATTTAAATTAATTGGTAATCCTACGCTAGTAAAATACGGCGGAGGCTTAGCTCCTCTAGGTTTAAAATTAGGCTTCAAAGGTTTGATTAAAAGCACCATTTTTAAGCAGTTTGTAGGTGGTGAAAACATTGCCGATTGCAACAAAACCATTGAGCAATTAGGAAAGTATAATATCGGAACCATTTTAGATTACAGTGTGGAGGGAAAAGAAAGTGAAACCGATTTCGATAATTGCTGTAAAGAAACCATAGAAACCATTCACCGCGCTAAAAACGATAAAAATATTCCGTTTAGTGTTTTTAAAGTGACCGGATTGGCGCGCTTTGCTTTATTAGAAAAGGTAACCGCTAAGCAAAATTTAAGTTCTGAAGAAAGTGCTGAATACGAACGTGTACGCGAACGTGTACGAAAGATTTGTGAAGAGGCTTACACTAACAAACAACCTTTGTTTATTGACGCGGAAGAAAGCTGGATTCAACAAGCCATTGATGATTTAGCGAATGAAAACATGGCGCGCTATAACAAGAATGAAGCCATTGTTTATAATACATTTCAATTATACCGTAAAGACCGTTTAGCTTATTTAAAAACAACCTTAGAAATGGGCAAGACTAACGGTTATCACGTGGGGGCAAAGTTAGTACGTGGTGCTTATATGGAAAAAGAAAGAGCGCGTGCTGCTGAAATGAATTATCCTTCACCAATACAAGACACAAAAGCGAATAGTGATAAAGATTACGATTTAGCTGTAGAATTTTGCGTAGAGAACATCGACCGCATGGGCTTGTGTGCAGGTACACATAACGAAAAGAGCAGTTTGTTGTTGGTGGATTTAATGAAGAAGAAGAACATCGCGGCAAACGATAAAAGAGTATTTTTCTCACAGTTGCTAGGTATGAGCGACCATATCAGTTATAATCTTTCGCAGAACGGATACAATGTGGCTAAATACGTGCCTTATGGTCCGGTGAAAGAGGTATTGCCGTATTTAATTCGCCGTGCTCAGGAAAACACCAGTGTAAAGGGGCAAACCGGTCGCGAGTTATCGCTTATCATTAAAGAAAAGGAAAGAAGAAGTAAGGCCAAATAA
- a CDS encoding pyruvate dehydrogenase complex E1 component subunit beta: protein MRVIEFREALREAMSEEMRRDPNVFLMGEEVAEYNGAYKVSKGMLAEFGAKRVIDTPIAELGFAGIGVGAAMNGLRPIVEFMTFNFSLVAIDQIINSAAKILSMSGGQYGAPIVFRGPTASAGMLSSQHSQAFESWYANCPGLKVIVPSNGYDAKGLLKSAIRDNDPVIFMESEQMYGDKMEVPEEEYLIPIGVADIKKPGTDVTIVSFGKILKVAMAAAAELEKEGISAEVIDLRTVRPIDYETVIESVKKTNRLVIVEEAWPLASISSEITFNVQKNAFDYLDAPIRRVTSADVPLPYAPTLIEASLPNVARTVKAVKEVMYR from the coding sequence ATGAGAGTTATCGAATTTCGTGAAGCCCTTAGGGAAGCGATGAGCGAAGAAATGCGCCGCGACCCAAATGTTTTTTTAATGGGCGAAGAGGTTGCCGAATATAACGGAGCTTATAAAGTTAGTAAAGGCATGCTGGCCGAATTTGGCGCTAAGCGTGTGATTGATACACCAATAGCCGAATTAGGATTCGCAGGTATAGGTGTTGGAGCAGCAATGAACGGTTTACGTCCGATTGTTGAATTCATGACGTTTAATTTTTCCTTAGTTGCCATTGATCAGATTATTAACTCCGCCGCTAAGATTTTAAGCATGAGTGGCGGACAATACGGCGCTCCTATTGTGTTTCGCGGACCAACCGCAAGTGCCGGGATGTTGAGCTCTCAGCACTCTCAAGCCTTTGAGAGTTGGTATGCGAATTGTCCGGGTTTAAAAGTAATTGTTCCGAGTAATGGTTACGATGCGAAAGGATTATTGAAATCAGCCATCCGCGATAACGATCCAGTAATTTTCATGGAGAGTGAGCAAATGTATGGCGATAAAATGGAAGTGCCGGAGGAAGAATATTTAATTCCGATTGGCGTTGCCGATATAAAAAAGCCGGGAACCGATGTGACCATCGTTTCATTCGGGAAAATATTAAAAGTAGCGATGGCTGCTGCTGCCGAACTTGAAAAAGAAGGCATCAGTGCTGAGGTTATTGATTTAAGAACTGTTCGTCCGATTGATTATGAAACAGTAATTGAATCAGTGAAAAAAACCAATCGTTTGGTAATTGTAGAAGAGGCTTGGCCTTTAGCCAGTATCTCCAGCGAAATTACCTTCAATGTACAGAAAAACGCTTTCGATTATTTAGATGCTCCAATACGTCGTGTTACATCAGCCGATGTTCCATTACCGTATGCTCCCACTTTAATTGAAGCCTCATTGCCCAATGTAGCTCGTACTGTTAAAGCTGTAAAAGAAGTGATGTACAGATAA
- a CDS encoding electron transfer flavoprotein subunit beta/FixA family protein has product MKILVAISNVPDTTTKIAFSDNDTKFNTAGVQFIINPYDEWYALVRALELKEAGKAEKVTLIHVGLADSEATIRKGFALGADDGVRIDAEGPDAYFVAEQIANYAKSNGYELVMVGKETINFNGSSVGGMIAGFMDLPYVSLATKFELNGNVATVEHDVDGGTQVVDCELPMVLSCAKGMAEQRIPNMKGIMGARTKPLTVVAATGAEKLTSIKSYALSAGRTTCKMIDENNLEELVNLLHTEAKVI; this is encoded by the coding sequence ATGAAAATATTAGTAGCCATCAGCAACGTTCCTGATACAACAACCAAGATTGCGTTCAGCGACAACGATACTAAGTTTAACACTGCCGGTGTTCAGTTTATTATTAACCCTTATGATGAGTGGTATGCCCTGGTTCGCGCCCTTGAATTAAAAGAGGCCGGAAAAGCAGAAAAAGTAACGCTTATTCATGTGGGACTAGCTGATAGCGAAGCCACTATCCGTAAAGGGTTTGCTTTAGGCGCCGACGATGGTGTACGTATTGACGCTGAAGGCCCGGATGCTTATTTTGTGGCTGAACAAATTGCAAATTATGCAAAATCAAACGGTTATGAATTAGTTATGGTAGGTAAAGAAACCATTAACTTCAACGGTTCTTCTGTTGGCGGTATGATTGCCGGATTTATGGATTTACCTTATGTTTCTTTAGCTACTAAATTCGAATTAAACGGAAATGTTGCTACTGTTGAACATGATGTTGACGGTGGAACTCAAGTGGTAGATTGCGAATTACCAATGGTTTTATCATGCGCGAAAGGCATGGCAGAGCAAAGAATTCCGAATATGAAAGGAATTATGGGAGCTCGTACAAAACCTTTAACCGTAGTTGCTGCTACCGGTGCCGAAAAATTAACCAGTATTAAATCATATGCTTTATCGGCAGGTCGTACTACTTGCAAAATGATAGATGAAAATAATTTAGAAGAATTAGTAAATCTATTACATACAGAAGCAAAAGTTATCTAA
- a CDS encoding electron transfer flavoprotein subunit alpha/FixB family protein produces the protein MSVLVYTEINKGKVKKASLEAINYGAKIAELTGSSVTAIAINADAAQIEEIGKAGAKKILSVKNDALKGLDSMAVSAAVEQAAKAEGAKVIIFSFDITGKAVAPRLSAKLKAGLVAGAVDYPAVNGSGLDVKKNVFSGKATAIYTIHSDVKIISLLPNSFPVKLGDNSATVSDFNVDLSSVQSKIKVKEVKSTDVGGMVPLPEAELVVSAGRGMKGPENWGMVEDLAKALGATTACSRPVADMHWRPHHEHVGQTGVAIRPNLYIAIGISGAIQHLAGVNGSKTIVVINNDKEAPFFKSADYGIVGDAFTILPKLVEAVKKFKANQN, from the coding sequence ATGTCAGTTCTAGTTTATACTGAAATTAATAAAGGAAAAGTTAAGAAGGCTTCATTAGAAGCAATTAACTACGGAGCAAAAATTGCTGAACTTACCGGTTCTTCTGTAACTGCAATCGCCATTAACGCGGATGCGGCGCAAATAGAAGAAATCGGAAAAGCAGGCGCTAAGAAAATTTTATCTGTAAAGAATGATGCTTTAAAAGGATTAGACAGTATGGCTGTATCTGCCGCTGTTGAACAAGCCGCAAAAGCAGAAGGCGCAAAAGTGATTATTTTCTCATTCGATATCACAGGAAAAGCAGTAGCGCCTCGTTTATCGGCGAAATTAAAAGCCGGCTTAGTGGCAGGTGCGGTTGATTATCCTGCTGTAAATGGCAGCGGATTAGATGTGAAGAAAAATGTTTTCTCAGGTAAGGCTACCGCAATTTATACCATCCACAGTGATGTTAAAATAATTTCTTTATTACCTAACTCTTTCCCTGTAAAATTAGGCGATAACAGCGCAACAGTTTCTGATTTTAATGTGGATTTATCTTCCGTACAATCAAAAATTAAAGTGAAAGAAGTTAAATCAACTGATGTTGGGGGTATGGTTCCGCTTCCTGAAGCTGAATTAGTAGTTAGTGCAGGTCGCGGCATGAAAGGTCCTGAAAACTGGGGAATGGTTGAAGATTTAGCGAAAGCTTTAGGTGCAACCACAGCTTGTTCTCGTCCGGTTGCTGATATGCATTGGCGTCCGCACCACGAGCACGTTGGACAAACCGGTGTGGCTATTCGTCCGAACTTATATATCGCCATAGGTATTTCAGGCGCTATTCAACATTTAGCCGGAGTTAACGGAAGCAAAACCATTGTTGTAATCAATAACGATAAAGAAGCTCCTTTCTTTAAATCTGCCGATTACGGAATTGTTGGTGATGCTTTCACTATTCTTCCTAAATTGGTAGAAGCGGTTAAAAAATTTAAAGCTAACCAGAACTAA
- a CDS encoding bifunctional nuclease family protein: protein MKKVRLEIVGLSYSQTQSGAYALVLGESAGTRRLPIIIGGFEAQAIAIELEKMTPSRPLTHDLFKTFAETFDVQVNEVLIYNLVEGIFYAKLICNDGTKDVEIDARTSDAIALAVRFACPIYTYEFILKSAGIVLDDENAGIAGNIEAEVPQKEVSGDTDDLKSKSTEELKNLLQTALDDEQYETASKIRDELNVRKKS, encoded by the coding sequence ATGAAAAAAGTAAGGCTTGAAATAGTTGGACTCTCTTACAGCCAAACACAATCCGGTGCTTATGCTCTGGTTCTAGGTGAAAGTGCCGGAACCCGCCGCCTGCCAATTATCATTGGTGGTTTTGAAGCGCAGGCCATTGCCATTGAGTTAGAAAAAATGACGCCAAGCCGTCCGCTTACTCACGATTTATTTAAAACATTTGCCGAAACCTTCGACGTTCAAGTGAACGAGGTTCTTATTTATAATTTAGTAGAAGGGATTTTTTACGCGAAGCTCATTTGCAACGATGGCACTAAAGATGTAGAAATTGATGCGCGCACCAGCGACGCGATTGCTTTGGCCGTTCGTTTTGCATGCCCAATTTATACTTACGAATTTATTTTAAAATCTGCCGGTATTGTGTTGGATGATGAGAATGCGGGTATCGCCGGAAACATCGAAGCTGAAGTTCCGCAAAAAGAAGTTTCAGGTGATACAGATGATTTAAAAAGTAAAAGTACCGAAGAATTAAAAAATCTTTTACAAACAGCACTGGACGATGAACAATACGAAACGGCTTCTAAAATCCGCGACGAATTAAACGTTCGTAAAAAATCCTAA
- a CDS encoding PASTA domain-containing protein, with translation MKEFFAFIKSKQFFLHFGIATLTVIVTLWILVKSLNSYTQHGESVEVPDFKGKSIKELEAFITGKDLRYQIIDSIYAPKEKPGVVIRQDPETKTRVKRNRTVYLYVTGFQPPQLVMPKLIDRSARQAVLMIESYGLKVGKITEVAGDCNGCVLEQYANGKKIEPGAMVKKGTVISISIGRKERYINSGDSAAVSTDPTNFE, from the coding sequence ATGAAGGAATTTTTTGCCTTTATCAAATCAAAACAGTTTTTCCTCCATTTTGGTATTGCCACTCTAACGGTTATTGTGACGCTTTGGATTTTAGTAAAAAGCTTGAATTCATATACCCAACATGGCGAGAGCGTGGAAGTTCCGGATTTCAAAGGTAAATCCATAAAAGAACTAGAGGCTTTCATTACCGGTAAAGATTTACGCTATCAGATCATCGACAGTATTTACGCGCCAAAAGAAAAACCGGGAGTTGTTATTCGCCAAGACCCTGAAACAAAAACCCGCGTTAAACGCAATAGAACGGTGTATTTATACGTTACTGGATTTCAACCACCGCAATTAGTCATGCCAAAATTAATTGACCGTAGCGCGCGCCAGGCTGTATTGATGATTGAAAGCTACGGATTAAAAGTTGGCAAGATTACTGAAGTTGCGGGTGATTGCAACGGTTGCGTATTAGAACAATATGCCAACGGTAAAAAAATTGAGCCCGGCGCTATGGTGAAAAAAGGAACTGTCATCAGCATTAGCATCGGAAGAAAAGAGCGATATATTAATTCGGGAGATAGTGCCGCTGTATCAACCGATCCAACAAATTTTGAGTAA
- a CDS encoding T9SS type A sorting domain-containing protein, with the protein MRKIILILMSVMFCKEIAFSQEKLVPLNGNINLMYHSPQAQKNNSLQKVTALYDTLPFFEDFYYASRSIYPSGTHWTDSSVYVNTGFAIAPPSIGVATFDGLNRKGYPYNLTAQPVVSAAADTLTSRPISLGTQSSWTYNAADSIALTFLYQRGGFGENPEVNDSLIVDFYKPLYPVVTGTVTNYGAWFRVWSTKGSNSLPGNDTMFKRAFIRIKDTAYFHNGFKFRFRNKATTSGSVDHWNVDYIFLKKNYLRTDTVYDEVALGYMPRPILKNYSAMPYYQYQSTEMGTKFSNFIRNNAVGVVKNTNYEYAIMDENYSVLHTFGSGSSNAGNVNPFVTRGWDSVATHKSPPVNYTISPFSDSSRIYVRHIINSNPDVWKYNDTIYQKFELNNYYAYDDGSAEAGYYLNTYGAKLALRFTLNVTDTLHGMDIYFNPITQGNLIQATTYRMYLWSDGGGSPGTVIRRDSVAYPKYLQIGHNQMPRYFYTTPIILNPGTYYCGIVQTTNQQLNIGFDRNFDHKDALYYDVSGFWQQSAIPGSIMIHPIVGPSARALVGIKETENKKESSVKIYPNPASDKLFIETKNISECNDCKIELYSVLGNKLNEEELGNGVKEITLSEYAAGMYFIVIKQNNKVVSQNKFIISR; encoded by the coding sequence ATGAGAAAAATAATTTTGATATTAATGAGTGTGATGTTCTGCAAGGAAATCGCCTTCTCGCAAGAGAAACTGGTTCCTCTGAATGGCAACATTAATCTGATGTATCATTCACCACAAGCTCAAAAAAATAATTCACTGCAAAAAGTAACCGCGCTTTACGACACCCTACCCTTCTTTGAAGATTTTTATTACGCTTCCCGTTCCATTTATCCGAGTGGTACGCATTGGACAGACTCCAGTGTATATGTAAACACAGGCTTTGCCATTGCGCCACCAAGTATTGGCGTGGCAACTTTCGATGGATTAAATAGAAAAGGTTATCCTTATAATTTAACTGCACAACCGGTTGTTTCAGCAGCCGCTGATACTTTAACCTCTCGCCCGATTTCATTAGGAACACAATCAAGCTGGACATACAATGCTGCCGATAGTATCGCATTAACTTTTTTATACCAACGCGGGGGCTTCGGCGAAAATCCGGAAGTAAATGATTCTTTAATCGTCGATTTTTACAAACCACTTTATCCGGTTGTAACAGGTACAGTTACTAATTATGGCGCCTGGTTCAGAGTGTGGAGTACCAAAGGAAGCAATTCACTTCCCGGTAACGACACTATGTTTAAGCGCGCATTCATCCGCATCAAAGACACTGCTTACTTTCACAACGGATTTAAATTCCGTTTCCGTAACAAAGCCACCACCAGCGGAAGTGTAGATCACTGGAATGTAGATTACATTTTTTTGAAGAAGAATTACCTAAGAACCGATACAGTTTACGATGAAGTGGCATTAGGCTATATGCCGCGCCCCATTTTAAAAAATTATTCGGCAATGCCATATTATCAGTATCAATCCACTGAGATGGGAACGAAATTCTCGAACTTCATTCGCAACAATGCAGTTGGTGTTGTTAAGAACACAAACTACGAATATGCCATTATGGATGAGAACTACTCGGTGCTGCATACATTTGGTAGCGGTTCATCCAATGCCGGTAACGTTAATCCTTTTGTAACACGTGGTTGGGATTCAGTAGCAACGCATAAAAGTCCGCCGGTGAATTATACGATTAGTCCGTTTAGCGATAGTTCCCGTATATATGTTCGACATATTATTAATTCTAATCCGGATGTTTGGAAATACAACGATACTATTTATCAAAAATTTGAACTCAATAATTATTATGCGTACGATGACGGCAGTGCGGAAGCGGGCTATTATTTAAATACGTATGGTGCTAAATTGGCTCTACGCTTTACTTTAAACGTAACCGATACTTTACACGGCATGGATATTTATTTCAATCCTATCACACAGGGTAATTTAATTCAAGCCACAACTTACCGTATGTATTTATGGAGCGATGGCGGGGGTAGTCCGGGAACCGTTATACGCCGCGATAGTGTGGCTTACCCGAAATACTTACAGATTGGCCACAATCAAATGCCGCGTTATTTTTACACTACACCAATTATTTTGAACCCCGGAACTTATTATTGCGGCATCGTGCAAACCACCAATCAGCAATTGAATATCGGGTTCGATAGAAACTTTGATCATAAAGATGCTTTGTATTATGATGTAAGCGGTTTCTGGCAACAATCCGCCATTCCGGGATCTATTATGATACATCCTATTGTTGGCCCGAGTGCAAGAGCATTGGTTGGTATTAAAGAAACAGAGAACAAAAAAGAAAGTTCCGTTAAAATTTATCCTAATCCGGCCAGCGACAAATTATTCATTGAAACAAAAAACATTAGTGAGTGCAATGATTGTAAAATTGAATTGTACTCTGTTTTAGGAAACAAACTGAATGAAGAAGAACTTGGCAATGGTGTAAAAGAAATTACTTTATCCGAATATGCAGCGGGTATGTACTTCATTGTTATCAAACAAAACAACAAAGTTGTATCGCAAAACAAATTCATCATTTCGCGATAA